A window of Aquitalea denitrificans contains these coding sequences:
- a CDS encoding NAD(P)H-quinone oxidoreductase yields MQAILQDAPGGANTLYVGEAAMPQRQAGQLLVQVMAAGVNRADIVQRDGHYPPPPGASSILGLEIAGMVVEADADSRFQCGDAVFGLVAGGAYAEFAVLDEVLAIAKPDGLSWVEAASLPEAWMTAWLNLVQAGQVKVGDNVLIHAGASGVGACAIQLARLLDAHPFASAGSPAKLQFCREMGAEQVFNYKETPAFARLVKEWGGVDMILDPVGAAYLAENLACLKQDGRLVNIGIMGGGKAELNLGLVLMKRLSIIGSTLRSQPLSVKAPLAQALVHTILPAILDGSLKTTVDSCFPWQQAADAHAHMEANANLGKVVLTFFPVMTA; encoded by the coding sequence ATGCAGGCAATCTTGCAGGATGCACCGGGTGGTGCGAATACGCTTTATGTTGGCGAAGCGGCCATGCCGCAACGACAGGCGGGTCAGTTACTGGTGCAGGTGATGGCGGCTGGCGTCAATCGGGCGGATATCGTTCAGCGCGACGGGCATTACCCACCGCCACCGGGAGCCAGTTCCATTTTGGGGCTGGAAATTGCCGGCATGGTTGTGGAGGCTGATGCGGATAGCCGTTTCCAGTGCGGCGATGCGGTATTTGGCCTGGTTGCCGGCGGTGCCTATGCCGAATTCGCGGTACTGGATGAAGTGCTGGCCATTGCCAAGCCGGATGGCCTGTCCTGGGTGGAAGCGGCAAGCCTGCCGGAAGCCTGGATGACGGCCTGGCTGAACCTGGTGCAGGCAGGGCAGGTCAAGGTCGGGGATAATGTGCTGATTCATGCCGGAGCCAGTGGGGTGGGGGCCTGCGCCATCCAGCTGGCCAGGCTGCTGGATGCGCACCCGTTTGCCAGTGCGGGCAGCCCGGCCAAGCTGCAATTCTGCCGCGAAATGGGGGCGGAGCAAGTGTTCAATTACAAGGAAACTCCCGCCTTTGCGCGCCTGGTGAAGGAATGGGGTGGGGTGGACATGATCCTTGACCCGGTCGGGGCTGCTTATCTGGCAGAGAACCTGGCATGTCTGAAGCAGGATGGGCGTCTGGTGAATATCGGCATCATGGGGGGCGGCAAGGCCGAGCTCAACCTGGGGCTGGTACTGATGAAGCGCTTGTCAATTATCGGTTCCACCTTGCGCTCCCAGCCGCTGAGTGTCAAAGCACCACTGGCACAAGCATTGGTCCATACCATTCTGCCGGCCATTCTGGATGGCTCATTGAAAACCACGGTGGATAGCTGCTTCCCCTGGCAACAGGCGGCAGATGCCCATGCGCATATGGAAGCCAATGCCAATCTGGGCAAGGTGGTGCTGACTTTCTTTCCTGTCATGACGGCGTAA
- the adeC gene encoding AdeC/AdeK/OprM family multidrug efflux complex outer membrane factor: protein MSRLIKIFSLSILASALAGCSLIPVYQQPASPVAAQWPTGPAYQGVPADKAGSTAAQQLAWQQFFTDPAMQQLIRLTLENNRDLRVAALNIETARAQYQITKADLFPSISASGSGTNQRVSANSSTTGSAYISHSYSAGIGFSAYELDVFGRLSSLKQQALENYFSLEETRRSTQISLVAEVANAYLTLLADRQHLKVADETVKSQQASLELTRRKLEVGAATELDLSDAETTVQSALSDQAGYVSQVAQDENALTLLVGAAVPDDILKGGTLSTQGKLADLPAGLPSELLQRRPDVQAAEHDLKAANANIGAARAKFFPSISLTASAGASSSNLSDLFKAGSGAWSFSPSINLPIFNAGSLSANLESAKVARDITVAKYEKAIQTAFREVSDALAVRGTVGTQLRAQQALVNSSQRSLQLSEARFKVGVDSYLTLLVAQRTLYSAQQNLISTQLSQASNLVTLYKVLGGGWQPLEQDKQGS from the coding sequence ATGTCCCGACTCATCAAGATTTTTAGTCTGAGCATATTGGCCAGCGCACTGGCCGGCTGCTCGCTGATTCCGGTTTACCAGCAGCCAGCTTCTCCGGTGGCTGCGCAGTGGCCGACCGGCCCAGCCTATCAGGGGGTGCCGGCAGACAAGGCTGGCAGCACCGCGGCACAACAACTGGCCTGGCAGCAATTTTTCACCGACCCGGCCATGCAGCAGCTGATTCGCCTGACCCTGGAAAACAACCGCGACCTGCGCGTGGCGGCCCTGAATATCGAAACTGCGCGAGCGCAGTACCAGATCACCAAGGCAGACCTGTTTCCGTCCATCAGCGCCAGCGGCAGCGGTACCAATCAGCGCGTATCGGCCAATTCCAGCACCACCGGCAGCGCCTATATCAGCCACAGCTACAGCGCAGGCATCGGTTTCAGTGCTTACGAGCTGGATGTGTTTGGCCGCTTGTCCAGCCTGAAGCAACAGGCACTGGAAAACTACTTCTCGCTGGAAGAAACCCGCCGCAGCACGCAGATTTCATTGGTAGCCGAAGTGGCCAATGCCTACCTGACGCTGCTGGCCGATCGCCAGCACCTGAAGGTAGCGGACGAAACCGTCAAGTCGCAGCAGGCTTCACTTGAGCTGACGCGGCGCAAGCTGGAAGTGGGTGCCGCCACCGAGCTTGACCTGAGCGATGCCGAAACCACCGTGCAATCGGCACTGTCCGATCAGGCTGGCTATGTCAGCCAGGTAGCGCAGGATGAGAACGCACTGACCCTGCTGGTGGGTGCCGCGGTGCCGGATGACATCCTGAAGGGAGGGACGCTGTCTACGCAGGGCAAGCTGGCGGATCTTCCAGCCGGCCTGCCTTCCGAGCTGCTGCAACGTCGCCCGGACGTACAGGCGGCCGAACACGACCTGAAGGCTGCCAATGCCAATATTGGTGCTGCACGGGCCAAGTTCTTCCCCAGCATCAGCCTTACCGCCAGTGCCGGGGCCAGTTCCAGCAATCTGTCGGATCTGTTCAAGGCCGGCAGCGGCGCCTGGAGCTTCAGCCCGTCCATCAATCTGCCCATCTTCAATGCCGGCAGCCTGAGTGCCAATCTGGAATCGGCCAAGGTGGCGCGTGACATCACGGTGGCCAAGTACGAAAAAGCCATCCAGACCGCCTTCCGCGAAGTCTCGGATGCCTTGGCAGTGCGTGGCACCGTCGGTACCCAGCTACGGGCGCAGCAGGCGCTGGTCAACTCCAGCCAGCGCAGCCTGCAGCTGTCCGAGGCCCGCTTCAAGGTGGGTGTCGACAGCTATCTGACGCTGCTGGTGGCGCAACGCACCCTGTACTCGGCCCAGCAAAACCTCATCAGCACCCAGCTGTCGCAGGCATCCAATCTGGTAACCCTGTACAAGGTGTTAGGTGGTGGCTGGCAGCCGCTAGAGCAGGACAAGCAAGGCAGCTAA
- a CDS encoding efflux RND transporter periplasmic adaptor subunit, producing the protein MHIKQASPALKAVAALLLTATLSSCGQSQNAAMPAPGPASVGVLTLQPQDTVISRELPARISAFTMAEIRPQVGGIIQKRLFTEGSDVKAGQVLYQINPDSYQATYQSAQASQAKAEATLTSAELKAKRYAQLAEIKAISSQDNDDARASLLQARADLATAKAAVETARINLAYTRITAPVSGRIGKSSVTAGALVTASQTTALATVQQLSTAYVDMTQSSTDLLHLRRDFAKGALQNQQGKAKVKLILEDGSEYAKTGELQFSDITVDSTTGMVTLRAVFDNPNSELLPGMFVRARLEQGLRHNALLVPQPAVSRNQKGDAIVMVVDQTDKVHARTIKVSQTIGDKWLVDGGLQGGERIVVEGLMKVQDGATVKPEALKTNASAAK; encoded by the coding sequence ATGCACATCAAGCAAGCTTCACCCGCGCTCAAGGCTGTTGCCGCTTTGCTCCTGACTGCCACACTGAGCAGTTGCGGCCAGTCGCAAAATGCCGCCATGCCGGCACCCGGCCCAGCCAGTGTTGGCGTATTGACTCTGCAACCACAAGACACGGTAATCAGCCGTGAGCTGCCAGCCCGTATTTCCGCCTTCACCATGGCCGAAATCCGCCCACAAGTAGGCGGCATCATCCAGAAGCGCCTGTTTACAGAGGGCAGTGATGTCAAGGCCGGCCAGGTGCTGTATCAGATCAATCCCGACAGCTATCAGGCCACCTATCAGTCGGCACAGGCAAGTCAGGCCAAGGCCGAAGCCACGCTGACCTCAGCCGAGCTGAAAGCCAAGCGTTATGCACAGCTGGCGGAAATCAAGGCCATCAGCAGCCAGGATAATGACGACGCCCGTGCTTCGCTGCTGCAGGCGCGTGCCGATCTGGCTACCGCCAAGGCAGCGGTGGAAACCGCCCGCATCAATTTGGCCTACACCCGTATCACCGCCCCGGTAAGCGGACGCATTGGCAAATCCAGTGTAACCGCCGGTGCGCTGGTAACCGCCAGCCAGACCACTGCACTAGCTACCGTGCAGCAACTGTCGACTGCCTATGTGGACATGACCCAGTCCAGTACCGACTTGCTGCATCTGCGCCGCGATTTTGCCAAGGGCGCACTGCAAAACCAGCAGGGCAAGGCCAAGGTGAAGCTGATCCTGGAAGATGGCAGCGAATACGCCAAGACCGGCGAGCTGCAGTTCTCCGATATCACCGTAGATTCCACCACCGGCATGGTTACCCTGCGTGCCGTATTCGACAATCCCAATAGCGAGCTGCTACCTGGCATGTTTGTACGCGCTCGGCTGGAGCAGGGTTTGCGTCATAACGCACTGCTGGTGCCGCAGCCTGCAGTCAGTCGCAACCAGAAGGGTGATGCCATCGTGATGGTGGTTGATCAGACCGACAAGGTACATGCCCGCACCATCAAGGTAAGTCAGACCATTGGTGATAAATGGCTGGTGGATGGCGGCCTGCAAGGGGGTGAGCGCATTGTGGTAGAGGGGCTGATGAAAGTGCAGGACGGTGCCACTGTCAAACCCGAAGCACTGAAGACCAACGCCTCCGCCGCCAAGTAA
- the typA gene encoding translational GTPase TypA codes for MTRQIRNIAIIAHVDHGKTTLVDQLLRQSGTFRENQQVDERVMDSNDLEKERGITILAKNTAIEYEGVHINIVDTPGHADFGGEVERVLGMVDGVLLLVDAVEGPMPQTRFVTKKALALGLRPIVVINKVDRPGARPDWVVDQTFDLFDKLGATDEQLDFPIIYASGLNGFAKLELDQESDNMRPLFETVLKHVPTPPGDSDAPLQLQISALDYSTYTGRLGVGRVLNGRIKPGQQVVVMNHEVQVAAGRINQVLGYQGLERVPVEEAEAGDIIIISGLDDIGIGVTICDKEQPVGLPMVAVDEPTLTMDFMVNSSPLAGTEGKFVTSRQIRDRLTKELLTNVALRVEETEDSDVFRVSGRGELHLTILLESMRREGFEMAVAKPRVVYKEVNGEKCEPYENLSIDLEDDHQGGIMEEIGRRRGELTNMESDGLGRTRLEYHIPARGLIGFQSDFMTMTRGTGLMSHVFDDYGPVKPDMPGRHNGVLVSQENGEAVAYALWKLEDRGRMFVSPGDKLYEGMIIGIHSRDNDLVVNPVKGKQLTNVRASGTDEAVRLTTPMKMTLESAVEFIDDDELVEITPKSIRIRKRYLQENERRKMNKQAS; via the coding sequence ATGACACGACAGATTCGTAATATTGCCATTATCGCCCACGTGGACCATGGCAAAACCACCCTCGTTGACCAGTTGCTGCGCCAGTCCGGCACCTTCCGCGAGAACCAGCAGGTAGATGAACGCGTAATGGACAGCAACGATCTTGAAAAAGAGCGTGGCATTACCATTCTGGCCAAGAACACCGCCATCGAATACGAAGGCGTGCACATCAATATCGTGGACACACCGGGACACGCCGACTTCGGCGGTGAAGTGGAGCGCGTACTGGGCATGGTAGACGGCGTACTGCTGCTGGTGGATGCCGTTGAAGGCCCGATGCCGCAAACCCGTTTCGTGACCAAGAAAGCCCTGGCCCTTGGCCTGCGTCCTATCGTGGTGATCAACAAGGTTGACCGTCCGGGCGCACGTCCGGACTGGGTGGTAGACCAAACTTTCGACCTGTTCGACAAGCTGGGTGCCACCGACGAGCAACTGGACTTCCCCATCATTTACGCTTCTGGCCTGAACGGCTTTGCCAAGCTGGAGCTGGATCAGGAATCCGATAATATGCGTCCGCTGTTCGAAACCGTGCTCAAGCACGTTCCGACCCCGCCGGGCGATTCCGATGCTCCGCTGCAGCTGCAAATCTCCGCGCTGGACTATTCCACCTACACTGGCCGCCTGGGCGTTGGCCGTGTACTGAATGGCCGCATCAAGCCGGGTCAGCAAGTTGTGGTGATGAACCACGAAGTACAAGTTGCTGCAGGCCGTATCAACCAGGTGCTGGGTTACCAGGGCCTGGAACGCGTACCGGTTGAAGAAGCCGAAGCTGGCGACATCATCATCATTTCCGGTCTGGACGATATCGGTATCGGCGTCACCATCTGTGACAAGGAACAACCGGTCGGCCTGCCGATGGTAGCTGTGGACGAACCGACCCTGACCATGGACTTCATGGTGAACTCCTCGCCGCTGGCTGGTACCGAAGGCAAGTTTGTGACCTCGCGTCAGATCCGTGATCGCCTGACCAAGGAACTGCTGACCAACGTTGCCCTGCGCGTTGAAGAAACCGAAGACTCCGACGTGTTCCGTGTATCCGGTCGTGGCGAACTGCACCTGACCATCCTGCTGGAAAGCATGCGTCGCGAAGGCTTCGAAATGGCCGTAGCCAAGCCGCGCGTTGTGTACAAGGAAGTGAACGGCGAAAAATGCGAGCCGTACGAAAACCTGTCCATCGACCTGGAAGATGATCACCAGGGCGGCATCATGGAAGAAATCGGTCGTCGCCGTGGCGAACTGACCAATATGGAATCCGACGGTCTGGGTCGCACCCGCCTGGAATACCATATCCCGGCACGTGGCCTGATCGGCTTCCAGTCCGACTTCATGACCATGACCCGTGGTACCGGCCTGATGAGCCACGTGTTTGACGACTACGGCCCGGTTAAGCCGGACATGCCGGGTCGCCACAATGGCGTGCTGGTTTCGCAGGAAAACGGTGAAGCTGTTGCCTACGCACTGTGGAAGCTGGAAGATCGCGGCCGCATGTTCGTCTCCCCGGGCGACAAGCTGTACGAAGGCATGATCATCGGCATTCACAGTCGCGATAACGACCTGGTGGTAAACCCGGTCAAGGGCAAGCAGCTGACCAACGTACGCGCCTCCGGCACTGACGAAGCGGTGCGCCTGACCACGCCGATGAAGATGACTCTGGAATCGGCCGTGGAATTCATCGACGATGACGAACTGGTAGAAATCACGCCCAAGTCCATCCGTATCCGCAAGCGCTACCTGCAAGAGAACGAACGCCGCAAGATGAACAAGCAAGCTTCCTGA
- a CDS encoding efflux RND transporter permease subunit → MSKFFIDRPIFAWVIAIVIMLAGLLSIRSLPISQYPAIAPPQIAINATYPGASAKTVEDSVTQVIEQKMQGIDHLRYMSSTSDDTGAVTITMTFDAGTNPDTAQVQVQNKLQSATASLPTVVQQQGITVTKSARNFLMVVGFVSEDGSMNGTDLGDYVSSNLQDSLSRVNGVGEVTLFGSQYAMRVWLDPNKLNSYQLTASDVSTAITAQNAQVSAGQLGGLPAKPGQQLNATIVAQTRLSSAEQFGKILLKVNTNGSRVLLKDVARIELGAETYRTKALFNGKPATGVAIKLASGANALDTAQAVRNKVTELSSYFPKGVKAVYPYDTTPFVKISIEEVVKTLIEAIGLVFVVMYVFLQNFRATLIPTIAVPVVLLGTFGVMAATGFSINTLTMFGLVLAIGLLVDDAIVVVENVERVMSEEGLPPREATRKSMGQITGALIGIALVLAAVFVPMAFFGGSTGVIYRQFSITVVSSMALSVLVALVLTPALCATLLKPVEKGHGVGHEYTGIFGWFNRTFDRNNERYQGIVSRMLTKSLRYMVIYAGIIIAMAVLFMRLPTSFLPEEDQGILFTQVQLPPGATQERTDAALLQVQKHFLGDPAVSSLFTVSGFGFAGSGQNMGLGFVQLKPWDQRNSPDLTVKAVAGRAMGAFSQIRDAMIFAFAPPAVMELGNASGFDLQLQDRAGLGHDKLMAARNQLLGMAAKNPLLTGVRPNGLSDNPQYLLDVDHEKANALGVSVSDINTTLSTAIGSSYVNDFIDRGRIKKVYLQGDAPFRMSPEDLANWYVRNTTGTMVPFSAFASSHWGFGSPRLERYNGQSSVEIQGSPAAGVSTGTAMTEMESLIKQLPAGIGYEWTGLSYEERLSGSQAPALYAISLLIVFLCLAALYESWSIPFSVMMVVPLGVIGALLAASLRGLSNDVYFQVGLLTTIGLASKNAILIVEFAKEQQEHGKELIAATMEAVRMRLRPILMTSLAFILGILPLVISHGAGSGSQNAIGTGVMGGMISATVLAIFLVPVFFVVVRRRFPPKKLADDMHGISKEGL, encoded by the coding sequence ATGTCCAAATTTTTTATCGACCGGCCAATCTTTGCCTGGGTGATCGCCATCGTGATCATGCTGGCGGGTTTGTTGTCGATCCGCAGCCTGCCGATATCCCAGTATCCGGCCATTGCACCGCCGCAGATCGCCATTAACGCCACTTACCCGGGTGCTTCGGCCAAAACGGTGGAAGACAGTGTCACACAGGTGATCGAACAGAAAATGCAGGGTATCGATCACCTGCGCTATATGAGCTCCACCAGTGACGACACCGGTGCCGTCACCATTACCATGACGTTTGATGCCGGCACCAATCCGGACACGGCCCAGGTGCAGGTGCAAAACAAGCTGCAATCGGCAACCGCATCGCTGCCCACCGTAGTTCAGCAGCAGGGTATTACCGTCACCAAGTCGGCGCGTAACTTCCTGATGGTGGTGGGTTTCGTCTCCGAAGACGGCAGCATGAACGGCACCGATCTGGGTGACTATGTCTCCAGCAACCTGCAGGATTCGCTCAGCCGGGTAAATGGCGTGGGTGAGGTGACGCTGTTCGGCTCGCAATACGCCATGCGCGTGTGGCTGGACCCGAACAAGCTCAACAGCTACCAGCTGACTGCCTCGGACGTATCCACTGCCATTACCGCGCAGAATGCCCAGGTATCTGCCGGCCAACTGGGCGGCCTGCCGGCCAAGCCGGGTCAGCAGCTGAACGCAACCATCGTGGCGCAGACCCGTCTGTCCAGTGCGGAGCAGTTTGGCAAGATCCTGCTGAAGGTAAATACCAACGGCTCGCGCGTGCTGCTGAAGGACGTGGCGCGTATCGAGCTGGGCGCGGAAACCTACCGCACCAAGGCGCTGTTCAATGGCAAGCCAGCCACCGGCGTGGCCATCAAGCTGGCCAGTGGTGCCAATGCGCTGGATACCGCCCAAGCCGTGCGCAACAAGGTGACCGAGCTGTCGTCCTACTTCCCCAAGGGTGTGAAGGCGGTTTACCCGTATGACACCACCCCCTTCGTGAAGATCTCCATCGAGGAAGTGGTCAAGACGCTGATCGAAGCCATTGGCCTGGTGTTTGTGGTGATGTATGTTTTCCTGCAAAACTTCCGCGCCACGCTGATTCCCACCATTGCCGTTCCGGTGGTGCTGCTGGGTACCTTTGGCGTGATGGCCGCCACCGGTTTCTCCATCAACACACTGACCATGTTCGGTCTGGTGCTGGCCATCGGCTTGCTGGTGGATGATGCCATCGTGGTGGTGGAAAACGTGGAACGGGTGATGAGCGAGGAGGGCCTGCCACCGCGCGAGGCCACCCGCAAATCCATGGGCCAGATTACCGGTGCGCTGATCGGCATTGCGCTGGTGCTGGCGGCAGTATTCGTGCCGATGGCCTTCTTTGGCGGCTCTACCGGGGTGATCTACCGTCAGTTCTCCATCACCGTGGTGTCCTCCATGGCGCTGTCAGTACTGGTGGCCCTGGTGCTGACCCCCGCCCTGTGCGCTACCTTGCTCAAGCCGGTGGAGAAGGGCCATGGCGTCGGTCATGAATACACCGGCATTTTCGGCTGGTTCAACCGTACGTTTGACCGCAATAACGAACGCTATCAGGGCATCGTATCGCGCATGCTGACCAAGAGCCTGCGCTATATGGTGATCTACGCCGGCATCATCATCGCCATGGCGGTATTGTTCATGCGCCTGCCCACTTCCTTCCTGCCGGAAGAAGACCAGGGCATCCTGTTCACCCAGGTGCAACTGCCGCCGGGCGCCACCCAGGAACGTACCGATGCCGCTCTGCTGCAAGTACAAAAGCACTTCCTGGGCGATCCGGCTGTCAGCTCGCTGTTTACCGTATCCGGCTTCGGCTTTGCCGGCAGTGGCCAGAACATGGGTCTGGGTTTTGTGCAGCTCAAGCCGTGGGATCAGCGCAACAGCCCCGACCTGACCGTGAAAGCAGTAGCCGGCCGCGCCATGGGTGCATTCAGCCAGATTCGCGACGCGATGATCTTTGCCTTCGCCCCGCCAGCTGTAATGGAGCTGGGCAATGCCTCCGGTTTCGACCTGCAACTGCAGGACCGCGCTGGCCTGGGCCACGACAAGCTGATGGCTGCGCGCAACCAGTTGCTGGGCATGGCAGCCAAGAACCCGCTGCTGACTGGCGTGCGTCCAAACGGCCTGAGTGACAACCCGCAATACCTGCTGGATGTGGATCATGAAAAGGCCAATGCGCTGGGAGTGTCGGTGTCCGACATCAACACCACCCTGAGTACGGCCATCGGCTCCAGCTACGTCAATGACTTCATCGACCGTGGCCGCATCAAGAAGGTGTATCTGCAGGGTGATGCGCCATTCCGCATGTCGCCGGAAGATCTGGCCAACTGGTATGTACGCAACACCACGGGCACCATGGTGCCGTTCTCGGCCTTTGCCAGCTCGCACTGGGGCTTCGGCTCGCCGCGACTGGAACGCTATAACGGCCAGTCTTCGGTGGAAATCCAGGGTTCCCCTGCCGCCGGGGTAAGTACCGGTACTGCCATGACCGAAATGGAGAGCCTGATCAAGCAACTACCGGCAGGTATTGGCTACGAATGGACCGGTCTGTCGTATGAAGAGCGTCTATCCGGCTCGCAAGCACCGGCGCTGTACGCCATTTCGCTGCTGATCGTGTTCCTGTGCCTGGCTGCGCTGTATGAAAGCTGGTCGATTCCGTTCTCGGTGATGATGGTGGTGCCACTGGGGGTGATTGGCGCCTTGCTGGCAGCCAGCCTGCGCGGCCTGTCCAATGACGTGTACTTCCAGGTTGGCTTGCTGACCACCATCGGCCTGGCGTCCAAAAACGCCATCCTGATTGTGGAATTTGCCAAGGAACAACAGGAACACGGCAAGGAGCTGATCGCGGCCACCATGGAGGCGGTGCGCATGCGTTTGCGCCCCATTCTGATGACCTCGCTGGCCTTCATCCTGGGTATTCTGCCGCTGGTAATCAGCCATGGTGCCGGTTCTGGCAGCCAAAACGCCATCGGTACCGGCGTGATGGGCGGCATGATTTCCGCCACCGTACTGGCGATTTTCCTGGTCCCGGTATTCTTCGTGGTCGTCCGCCGTCGTTTCCCGCCGAAAAAGCTGGCCGACGACATGCATGGCATCAGCAAGGAGGGCCTGTAA
- a CDS encoding ABC transporter substrate-binding protein, with product MKPPRLLLAAMLTSLSLPCLAARPLVFCAETAPEGFDPALWDSASTYNVTRQIFQGLVAFKRGGSDIVPSLASKWELSPDGLSYTFHLRKGVNFQTTDYFKPGRQFNADDVIFTVRRWIDPDAPFNRAFKTQLLGPANSGLSLSVQGIEKLDPYTVRIRLKERNATFLSFLAMGFAGMQSAEYADQLLQQHRSSDINQFPVGTGPYQFKSYAKDSAVRFVANPSYWGHSQQTRSLIFAIVTDPQVRIQKLKGNECQLAAAVREADLDGLQADPALKVVSTGAMNISYLAFNLKRSQLANRDVRTALDIAIDRDTLFKAMFPKGGAIQAINPFPPTVWGWNSRNRNEYNPARARQLLAKAGYPKGFDIILWALPVQRPTNPNGKLMAQMIQQDWAKIGVKANIQSYEWGEYLRRAGQGEHDVYMSGVTSDSGDPDDFLSTSLSCAVSKQGQRFCNPGFDQLLLKARQTSDRKQRAAYYMQAQEIFKRERPWITIAHSRIYIPMRKDVQGFVMNPNGSFAFEDVYLK from the coding sequence ATGAAACCGCCCCGTCTTTTGCTTGCGGCCATGCTGACCAGCCTGTCGCTGCCGTGCCTTGCCGCACGCCCCTTGGTTTTCTGTGCCGAAACGGCACCGGAGGGCTTTGACCCTGCTTTATGGGACAGCGCCAGTACCTACAACGTCACGCGCCAGATATTTCAGGGCCTGGTCGCCTTCAAACGTGGTGGCAGCGATATTGTGCCGTCCCTCGCCAGCAAGTGGGAGCTATCTCCCGACGGCCTGAGTTACACCTTTCACTTACGCAAGGGTGTCAATTTCCAGACCACTGATTATTTCAAGCCCGGCCGGCAGTTCAATGCCGACGATGTAATATTTACTGTCAGGCGCTGGATTGATCCTGACGCCCCATTCAATCGGGCATTCAAAACCCAGCTGCTGGGGCCTGCCAACTCTGGCCTGTCCCTGTCGGTGCAAGGAATTGAAAAGCTGGATCCCTACACGGTCAGAATCCGCCTGAAAGAACGTAATGCCACTTTTCTGAGCTTTCTGGCAATGGGCTTTGCCGGCATGCAGTCGGCCGAGTATGCAGACCAACTTTTGCAGCAACACCGGTCATCCGACATCAACCAGTTTCCTGTTGGAACCGGACCTTATCAGTTCAAGAGTTATGCCAAGGACTCGGCTGTGCGCTTTGTAGCCAACCCATCGTATTGGGGGCATTCGCAGCAAACGCGCAGCCTGATTTTTGCCATCGTGACTGATCCACAGGTGCGCATCCAGAAGCTCAAAGGCAATGAATGCCAGCTGGCGGCCGCCGTGCGCGAAGCTGATCTGGACGGCCTGCAGGCCGATCCGGCGCTCAAGGTGGTCAGCACCGGGGCCATGAACATTTCCTACCTGGCGTTTAATCTGAAACGGTCGCAACTGGCTAATCGTGATGTCCGCACTGCGCTGGATATTGCCATCGACCGCGACACGCTGTTCAAGGCGATGTTTCCCAAAGGGGGTGCCATCCAGGCCATCAACCCCTTTCCGCCCACGGTGTGGGGCTGGAATAGCCGCAACCGCAACGAATATAATCCGGCCAGGGCGCGTCAGTTGCTGGCAAAGGCCGGCTATCCCAAAGGCTTCGATATCATCTTGTGGGCATTGCCTGTGCAGCGGCCAACCAATCCCAATGGCAAGCTGATGGCGCAGATGATTCAGCAGGACTGGGCAAAAATCGGCGTCAAGGCCAACATACAAAGCTATGAGTGGGGTGAATATCTGCGCCGGGCGGGGCAGGGCGAGCATGATGTCTACATGAGTGGCGTCACCAGTGACTCGGGCGATCCGGATGACTTTCTGTCTACCTCGCTGTCTTGCGCTGTCAGCAAGCAGGGGCAGCGTTTCTGCAATCCCGGCTTTGACCAGTTGCTGCTAAAAGCCCGCCAGACCAGCGATCGCAAGCAGCGGGCCGCCTACTACATGCAGGCCCAGGAAATCTTCAAACGCGAACGGCCGTGGATCACCATTGCACATTCGCGGATTTACATTCCGATGCGCAAGGACGTACAGGGCTTTGTCATGAATCCGAATGGTTCATTTGCCTTCGAGGATGTTTACCTGAAGTAG